Proteins from a genomic interval of Rosa chinensis cultivar Old Blush chromosome 2, RchiOBHm-V2, whole genome shotgun sequence:
- the LOC112186817 gene encoding auxin-responsive protein IAA26, which produces MQKMKEASPQLLDLIPKEREWLVSKDESHGSSEEKKLELRLGPPGQDWSNLRDNTSRGHKERDESLLSLGYFYNSSSNGNQTHHFASSERKTVLPSPWSSSPSGYHHNQTKGPSFLQFSPSSQSLPVTQKASHPCCTKAVDLQSAEKKKASANPAVTNNTSQKRTAPAPVVGWPPIRSFRKNLASTSSSKPAPESQSVAPSKVPNVKPVETNGKGMFVKINMDGVPIGRKVDLSAYASYEKLSSAVDELFRGLLAAQRDCCAGGIKNKIEEEKEITGLLDGSGEYTLVYEDNEGDRMLVGDVPWHMFVSTVKRLRVLKSSELSALSIRSGKELKN; this is translated from the exons ATGCAAAAGATGAAGGAGGCAAGTCCTCAACTTCTGGATTTGATTCCCAAAGAAAGAGAGTGGCTTGTGAGCAAAGATGAGAGCCATGGCTCTTCAGAAGAGAAGAAATTGGAGCTAAGGCTTGGTCCTCCTGGTCAAGACTGGTCAAATCTGAGAGACAACACCTCCAGAGGCCACAAAGAAAGAGATGagtctcttctttctcttgggTACTTCTACAACAGCAGCAGCAATGGAAACCAAACCCACCATTTTGCTTCCTCAGAGAGAAAGACTGTCCTGCCCTCTCCATGGTCTTCTTCTCCCTCAGGGTACCACCACAACCAGACAAAAGGTCCTTCCTTTCTTCAGTTCTCACCAAGCTCTCAGAGCCTGCCTGTCACCCAGAAGGCGTCACATCCCTGTTGCACTAAAGCGGTAGACTTGCAGAGCgcagagaagaagaaagcttCTGCAAATCCAGCTGTGACCAACAACACTTCTCAGAAAAG AACTGCTCCTGCTCCAGTCGTGGGTTGGCCTCCAATTCGATCTTTTCGGAAGAATCTTGCGAGCACCAGCTCTTCAAAACCAGCACCTGAGTCACAAAGTGTAGCCCCTAGCAAGGTTCCTAATGTTAAACCAGTCGAAACCAACGGAAAAGGCATGTTTGTGAAAATCAATATGGATGGAGTCCCAATTGGACGAAAAGTAGACCTCAGTGCTTATGCCAGCTACGAAAAGCTCTCCTCTGCTGTTGATGAACTCTTCCGTGGGCTCCTTGCAG CTCAAAGAGATTGTTGTGCTGGTGGAATCAAGAACAAgatagaagaagagaaagaaattaCAGGTTTATTGGATGGAAGTGGAGAATATACTCTCGTATATGAAGATAATGAGGGTGACAGGATGCTTGTTGGGGATGTCCCATGGCA CATGTTTGTGTCTACTGTGAAGAGGTTGCGTGTGCTCAAGAGCTCTGAACTTTCTGCACTTAGTA TTCGCAGCGGTAAAGAACTGAAGAACTGA
- the LOC112186818 gene encoding ABC transporter G family member 24 — translation MMSAACDVNPTQRPHSSLLSKPPAPLSHLLLLAILAFFILAQGQDLYDFDQIDDPTVLPLITQIVYGRISNATAILSRDLSNHSSFCVKDPEADWNQAFNFSSNLDFLESCIQKTKGDFAPRLCTAAEMKFYFKSLFEKSESANYVKPNENCNFTSWISGCEPGWACSIGQNQHIDLQNSDDILARTHNCQPCCDGFFCPHGLTCMIPCPSGSYCPPATLDKTTGVCEPYKYQLPPGKPNHTCGGANIWADVGTSSEVFCPVGSYCPTTVRKIPCSSGHYCRMGSASEKRCFKLTSCNQSTPSQNSYAYGIVLIAALSTLLLIFYNFSYQVLTTRNRTLDKSREAAAKNARQIAKSWKYAADAAKNFTSGLPAHLSPKFSKKKDVPGAPLHPSAFSASLSSPVPSKGKQKESGELIQMSETEDNPESFEPFIFGPEDTIVGNVSRGKVTRTHDQIFKYAYTQLEKEKALQQDYKDLTLPGVVKMANNIQTRKRPLMEIYFKDLALTLKAPNKHILRCVTGKIKPGCITAVMGPSGAGKTTFISALAGKAIGCKVTGLILINGKNEAIHSYKRIIGFVPQDDIVHGNLTVEENLGFSAKCRLSVDLSKADEFLVTERVIESLGLQTVRNSLVGTVEKRGISGGQRKRVNVAMEMVMEPSLLILDEPTSGLDSASSQLLLRALRREAFEGVNICMVVHQPSYALFKMFDDLVLLAKGGLTVYHGSAEKVEEYFAGLGVNVPDRINPPDYFIDILEGIVTTERSSSVYYKELPIRWMLHKGYSVPPDMWHSTAGLASSSTGGNSIDETNIAAAEMEEPSVSASLRKYIKPNVKLNCDSIWLNFLKSNDLSNRRTPGVLQQYKHFLCRLGKQRLREARIQVVDYLILLLAGACLGSLAKVSDHNFGALGYTYTIIAVSLLCKIAALRSFSLDRLHYWREAASGMSSLAYFLAKDTVDHFNTVIKPLVYLSMFYFFTDPRSSLADNYIVLLCLVYCVTGIAYALAIFFDQGAAQLLSVLLPVVLTLTATQPQDSEILKILANLCYPKWALEAFVIANAESYSGVWLITRCGTLLKSGYDLHDWNLCITVLIITGLVSRVIAFFCMLIFQK, via the exons ATGATGTCAGCAGCCTGTGACGTCAACCCTACACAAAGGCCTCATTCTTCACTGCTCTCAAAACCTCCTGCGCCTTTGTCTCACTTATTATTACTAGCTATATTGGCTTTTTTTATCTTGGCACAGGGACAAGACTTATATGACTTTGACCAAATTGACGACCCTACTGTTCTCCCACTCATCACACAGATTGTGTATGGCCGCATCTCCAATGCCACAGCAATTCTCAGTCGGGATCTTAGCAACCATTCCAGCTTCTGTGTTAAAGACCC GGAAGCTGATTGGAACCAGGCATTTAACTTTTCGTCCAATCTGGATTTCTTGGAATCATGCATTCAAAAGACTAAAG GAGATTTTGCACCGCGTTTGTGTACTGCAGCGGAGATGAAATTCTACTTCAAAAGTTTATTTGAAAAATCTGAGAGCGCAAATTACGTGAAGCCTAATGAAAATTGTAATTTTACCTCATGGATTTCGGGGTGTGAACCTGGATGGGCTTGTAGCATTGGCCAGAATCAGCATATTGACCTTCAAAATTCAGACGACATTCTTGCTAGAACTCACAACTGCCAGCCTTGTTGTGACGGTTTCTTCTGTCCACACGGTCTTACTTGCATGATAC CTTGTCCGTCGGGTTCTTATTGTCCCCCGGCAACACTGGACAAAACGACTGGTGTTTGTGAACC ATACAAATACCAACTACCTCCAGGGAAACCAAACCATACTTGTGGAGGAGCAAACATATGGGCAGATGTTGGTACTAGTAGTGAAGTATTTTGTCCAGTTGGATCATACTGTCCAACGACTGTGAGAAAAATTCCTTGCAGTAGTGG ACACTACTGCAGGATGGGTTCTGCCTCTGAGAAAC GCTGCTTTAAGCTGACTTCATGTAATCAGAGCACTCCAAGTCAAAATAGTTATGCATACGGAATAGTGCTTATA GCAGCTCTGAGTACTCTTCTACttattttttacaatttttcctACCAAGTTCTCACCACTAGGAACAGGACACTGGACAAATCCCGGGAAGCGGCAGCAAAAAATGCAAGGCAGATAGCAAAGTCATGGAAATATGCTGCAGACGCTGCAAAGAATTTTACAAGTGGATTGCCAGCTCATTTATCACCCAAGTTTTCTAAAAAAAAGGACGTCCCAGGTGCACCTCTGCATCCAAGTGCATTCTCTGCTTCTTTGTCCTCACCTGTGCCATCTAAAGGAAAGCAAAAGGAATCTGGTGAGCTGATCCAGATGAGTGAAACTGAAGACAATCCAGAGAGTTTTGAACCGTTTATATTTGGACCTGAGGATACAATTGTAGGAAATGTGTCAAGAGGAAAAGTAACACGTACTCATGACCAGATATTCAAGTATGCTTATACTCAACTTGAGAAAGAGAAGGCTCTGCAGCAAGACTACAAGGACCTTACCTTACCTGGGGTGGTTAAAATGGCCAATAATATTCAGACAAGGAAAAGGCCTCTGATGGAGATTTATTTTAAAGACCTTGCACTTACTTTGAAAGCGCCAAATAAACATATACTGAGATGTGTAACTGGTAAAATAAAGCCTGGCTGCATTACTGCAGTCATGGGTCCGTCAGGTGCTGGAAAAACAACATTTATTTCTGCTCTAGCTGGAAAAGCAATTGGATGCAAGGTGACTGGTCTAATTCTTATAAATGGAAAGAATGAAGCAATCCATTCGTATAAAAGAATCATAGGTTTTGTGCCGCAAGATGATATTGTGCACGGAAACTTGACAGTGGAAGAGAATTTGGGGTTCAGTGCAAAGTGCAG ATTGTCAGTGGACTTATCAAAAGCAGATGAATTTCTAGTGACTGAAAGAGTTATCGAGTCCTTGGGCCTTCAGACGGTACGCAATTCCTTGGTTGGAACTGTAGAGAAGCGAGGAATTTCTGGAGGACAGAGGAAACGTGTGAATGTTGCCATGGAAATGGTTATGGAACCTTCACTTTTGATTTTGGATGAACCCACATCAGGGTTGGACAGTGCCTCTTCTCAGCTACTTCTTAGAGCACTTAGACGGGAAGCTTTTGAAGGGGTAAACATTTGCATGGTGGTTCACCAACCTAG TTATGCATTATTCAAGATGTTTGATGATCTTGTACTCCTGGCAAAAGGGGGCCTTACTGTCTATCATGGATCAGCGGAGAAAGTTGAAGAATACTTTGCAGGCCTTGGGGTCAACGTCCCAGACCGGATCAATCCTCCGGACTACTTTATTGACATTTTGGAGGGAATAGTAACAACAGAACGCAGCTCAAGTGTATACTATAAAGAGCTTCCTATCAGATGGATGCTTCATAAGGGGTACTCAGTACCCCCTGATATGTGGCACAGTACTGCTGGACTTGCATCGTCCTCAACTGGTGGAAATTCAATTGATGAAACAAATATTGCTGCTGCTGAAATGGAGGAACCATCTGTTTCAGCAAGTCTAAGGAAATACATAAAGCCTAATGTAAAATTGAATTGTGATTCAATATGGCTCAATTTCTTGAAATCCAATGATTTATCAAACCGGAGAACTCCAGGAGTACTTCAGCAATACAAACACTTCCTCTGCAG ACTTGGTAAGCAGAGACTTCGAGAAGCTCGAATACAAGTAGTGGATTATTTAATTTTACTACTTGCTGGAGCCTGCTTAGGATCACTTGCTAAAGTGAGCGACCATAATTTTGGAGCACTTGGTTACACATATACCATTATTGCAGTTT CTCTACTGTGCAAAATTGCGGCCTTGAGATCATTTTCTCTGGATAGATTACACTATTGGAGAGAAGCTGCATCTGGAATGAGCAGCTTGGCTTATTTTCTCGCTAAGGATACAGTTGATCATTTTAATACAGTGATCAAACCTTTGGTGTATCTGTCCATGTTCTACTTTTTCACCGACCCAAGATCTAGCTTAGCGGATAATTACATTGTTCTACTCTGCCTTGTGTACTGCGTAACTGGTATAGCCTATGCATTAGCAATCTTCTTTGACCAAGGTGCAGCCCAACTG TTATCAGTCCTTCTTCCTGTTGTTTTGACTCTTACAGCAACACAGCCTCAGGATAGTGAAATTCTAAAGATTTTGGCCAATTTATGCTATCCTAAGTGGGCTTTGGAGGCATTTGTGATTGCAAATGCTGAAAG CTACTCAGGGGTATGGCTAATAACTCGTTGCGGGACGCTTTTGAAAAGTGGCTATGATCTTCATGATTGGAATCTTTGTATAACTGTCTTGATCATCACTGGTTTAGTTAGTCGTGTGATCGCATTCTTTTGTATGCTGATCTTTCAGAAGTGA